A genomic segment from Nicotiana tabacum cultivar K326 chromosome 9, ASM71507v2, whole genome shotgun sequence encodes:
- the LOC107831746 gene encoding nucleotide pyrophosphatase/phosphodiesterase — MRNKFYLLVCVLSFVLTLNSIVLADEDYIRLKRHEHDLSQGEQPLSRVQIHKTVLALRKSASIKVAGSTLLGSTGEDVEWVTINLKNAKPTNDDWIGVFSPAKFNESICDPVTIDEQKFGAPFLCTAPLKFKFANYNNVNYTKTGKTSLKFRLINQRGDFSFAFFSGGLSNPKLIAISNHIAFANPKAPLYPRLALGKSWDIMTVTWTSGYSIDEAVPFVEWGWKGQAQQRSPAGTLTFHRNSMCGTPARSVGWRDPGFIHTSFLKDLWPNMVYTYKLAHLLNNGSIVWSKQYSFKSPPFPGQESLQRVVIFGDMGKQERDGSNEYANYQPGSLMTTDTLIKDLDNIDIVFLIGDLPYANGYISQWDQFTAQVEPITSKVPFMIASGNHERTWENSGSLYTGLDSGGECGVPAETLYYVPAENRAKFWYAADYGMFHFCIGDTEHDWREGSEQYKFIEECFASANRHKQPWLIFSAHRVLGYSSNDWYAKEGSFEEPMGREHLQKLWQKYKVDMAFFGHVHNYERVCPIYQNQCVNKETSHYSGVVNGTIHVVVGGGGSHLNKFTTINTTWSVFKDYDYGFVKLTAFNQSSLLFEYKKSRDGKVYDSFTISRDYKDVLACVHDGCEPTTLAS; from the exons ATGAGGAACAAATTCTACTTATTAgtttgtgttttaagttttgtgtTGACTTTAAATAGTATTGTTTTAGCTGATGAAGACTATATTCGTTTGAAACGCCATGAACATGACCTCAGCCAAGGGGAACAGCCATTGTCAAGAGTTCAAATCCACAAAACTGTTCTTGCTCTACGTAAATCTGCCTCCATTAAAGTTGCTGGATCTACTCTTCTTGGCTCTACG GGTGAAGATGTTGAATGGGTTACAATAAACCTCAAGAACGCAAAGCCCACAAATGATGACTGGATTGGTGTATTTTCTCCTGCAAAATTCAA TGAATCAATTTGTGACCCAGTAacaattgatgaacaaaaatttgGTGCTCCATTTTTATGTACTGCCCCCTTAAAG TTCAAATTTGCAAATTACAACAATGTCAATTACACAAAGACCGGGAAAACTTCACTTAAGTTCCGGTTAATTAACCAGCGTGGGGATTTCTCATTTGCCTTCTTCTCTGGCGGTTTGTCTAAT CCTAAGTTGATAGCCATCTCAAATCACATTGCGTTTGCCAATCCGAAAGCACCTCTTTATCCGCGTCTTGCTCTTGGGAAGTCATGGGATATA atgACCGTTACGTGGACAAGTGGTTACAGCATAGACGAGGCTGTTCCATTCGTCGAATGGGGTTGGAAGGGCCAAGCTCAACAACGCTCCCCAGCAGGGACACTGACATTTCATCGGAACAGCATGTGTG GAACGCCTGCTAGAAGTGTGGGATGGCGTGATCCTGGATTCATACATACTAGTTTCCTGAAAGATTTGTGGCCAAACATGGT GTACACATACAAGTTGGCTCACTTGTTAAACAATGGTTCGATTGTTTGGAGCAAGCAATATTCATTTAAATCTCCTCCATTTCCGGGACAAGAGTCACTGCAACGTGTTGTGATATTTGGAGATATGGGGAAG CAAGAGCGCGATGGTTCGAATGAATATGCTAATTATCAGCCCGGTTCACTTATGACAACGGACACCCTTATTAAGGACCTTGATAACATTGATATAGTTTTCCTTATTGGAGATCTCCCCTATGCAAATGGCTATATCTCACAATGGGACCAATTTAcagctcaggtggaaccaataaCATCGAAAGTACCCTTCATGATTGCAAG TGGTAATCATGAAAGAACTTGGGAGAACAGCGGATCATTATACACTGGTCTGGACTCAGGTGGAGAATGTGGTGTACCAGCCGAAACATTATACTACGTTCCAGCAGAAAACAGAGCTAAGTTCTG GTATGCAGCCGATTATGGCATGTTCCACTTCTGCATAGGAGACACTGAACATGACTGGAGAGAGGGATCTGAACAATACAAGTTCATTGAGGAATGCTTTGCATCAGCGAATAGACACAAACAACCATGGTTGATTTTCTCCGCTCATCGTGTTCTTGGTTATTCTTCCAATGATTGGTATGCTAAGGAAGGCTCATTTGAAGAGCCTATGGGAAGGGAGCACTTACAAAAACTCTGGCAGAAATATAAGGTTGATATGGCATTCTTTGGACATGTCCATAACTATGAAAGAGTTTGCCCAATTTACCAG AATCAATGTGTGAACAAGGAGACGTCACACTACTCGGGCGTAGTGAACGGAACAATCCATGTTGTTGTTGGCGGAGGAGGAAGCCATTTGAATAAATTCACCACTATTAACACCACATGGAGTGTATTCAAAGATTATGACTATGGATTTGTCAAACTTACAGCATTTAACCAATCTTCCCTTCTCTTTGAGTACAAGAAGAGCAGAGATGGTAAAGTGTATGATTCTTTTACAATCTCAAGAGACTATAAGGATGTCTTAGCTTGTGTCCATGATGGCTGTGAACCAACTACTTTGGCTAGTTAA